Proteins encoded within one genomic window of Bdellovibrio bacteriovorus:
- the lexA gene encoding transcriptional repressor LexA produces the protein MTKKLPLPPLTPKEKSVLEFIESHILSSGVSPSYQEIKDHFGLASFNSVQNYLKQLTSKGYIENPLGQKRAIQVLHSASAVQEHLQSKKVSTTTGSHRSQLLQARDEVLSLPLLGKVAAGQPIEAIKHDEFVDVPPSMIRNPSKSFALKVQGDSMIEDGIFDEDIILVQKQDSASNGDIVVATVENEATVKRIYVRARPDSGSSEKLVELRPSNSTMKSMWYSPEEVEIRGIVVGLIRKFQ, from the coding sequence ATGACAAAGAAATTGCCCCTCCCCCCACTGACACCGAAAGAAAAATCCGTTCTCGAGTTTATCGAGAGCCATATCTTAAGTTCAGGAGTTTCTCCGTCATATCAAGAAATTAAGGATCACTTCGGCTTGGCTTCGTTTAATTCTGTTCAGAATTATTTGAAGCAATTGACGAGCAAGGGATACATCGAAAATCCATTGGGTCAAAAGCGAGCGATCCAGGTGCTCCACTCAGCCAGTGCTGTGCAGGAACATCTTCAATCGAAAAAAGTCTCGACGACGACAGGATCTCACCGCTCACAGCTCCTCCAGGCACGTGATGAGGTCCTGTCCCTTCCCCTTCTTGGGAAAGTGGCCGCAGGTCAGCCGATTGAAGCCATCAAACATGACGAATTTGTCGATGTTCCCCCTTCTATGATTCGCAATCCTTCCAAATCCTTTGCATTGAAAGTGCAAGGCGACTCGATGATTGAAGATGGCATCTTTGATGAAGATATTATTTTAGTTCAAAAACAGGATTCGGCCTCTAACGGCGATATTGTTGTGGCTACGGTAGAAAATGAAGCCACGGTTAAACGCATCTATGTGCGCGCGCGTCCCGACAGCGGTTCTAGCGAAAAACTAGTAGAACTTCGTCCTTCAAACTCCACAATGAAATCTATGTGGTATTCACCTGAAGAAGTCGAAATCCGCGGTATCGTCGTGGGCCTTATCCGTAAATTCCAATAG
- a CDS encoding GAF domain-containing protein, translating into MQSTHAQISYQDKSKFYKELQSEASGILEKEWFVNLANISALLRQHLPDINWVGFYLLHNNELLLSSFQGLPACTRIALGKGVCGTAAKTLQTQLVANVDEFPGHIVCDAASKSEIVIPVIHDGKLLGVLDVDAPILNRFDQEDKKGLEEIVHILTKGTTWPEKFT; encoded by the coding sequence ATGCAAAGCACACACGCTCAAATCAGCTATCAAGATAAATCCAAATTCTACAAAGAACTTCAGTCGGAAGCTTCTGGCATTCTTGAAAAAGAATGGTTTGTAAATTTAGCGAATATCTCAGCTCTTTTAAGACAGCATCTTCCTGATATTAATTGGGTTGGCTTCTATCTTCTTCACAATAACGAATTGCTGCTAAGCTCGTTTCAAGGTCTGCCTGCTTGTACAAGGATTGCTTTAGGAAAAGGTGTCTGCGGTACTGCTGCGAAAACGTTGCAAACTCAGCTTGTGGCGAACGTGGATGAATTTCCCGGTCACATCGTCTGTGATGCCGCTTCAAAATCAGAAATTGTGATTCCGGTTATTCACGACGGAAAACTTCTGGGCGTTTTAGATGTCGATGCACCTATTCTAAATCGTTTTGACCAGGAAGATAAAAAAGGACTCGAAGAAATCGTGCACATCCTTACTAAAGGCACGACGTGGCCGGAAAAGTTCACGTAA
- a CDS encoding ferritin-like domain-containing protein, producing MKEHVHIGSNRTGIQMSPLDSKRMMQVAEKTPTTPMTDFSQSEFVKIRQEYIQESDDIGSVPPPGSLKGMASTGAELLQGIRPEAFIDKLGERLAFERTGARLYESVITKCQAAGVTEILTDLMRIHQEELEHFEIVKNAIEQIGADPTAVTPCADANGVTAMGLLQVAADPRTTVTQSLQTLLMAELTDNAGWELLIEMARKANMDAMADKFEAALSAEEEHLMTITSIYKQMNFDDMERGEDKSSSRHI from the coding sequence ATGAAAGAGCATGTTCATATTGGAAGTAATCGTACGGGGATTCAAATGTCCCCGTTAGACAGTAAACGCATGATGCAAGTCGCGGAAAAAACACCGACGACACCGATGACGGATTTTTCGCAAAGTGAATTTGTGAAAATCCGCCAAGAGTATATTCAGGAATCCGATGATATCGGAAGCGTTCCTCCTCCGGGAAGTCTGAAGGGAATGGCCTCGACCGGCGCTGAACTATTGCAAGGTATACGACCCGAAGCGTTTATCGATAAATTAGGAGAGCGTCTGGCTTTTGAAAGAACCGGCGCGCGACTGTATGAATCGGTCATCACAAAATGCCAAGCGGCGGGGGTGACTGAAATTCTGACAGATCTTATGCGGATTCATCAGGAGGAGCTTGAGCATTTTGAAATCGTGAAAAATGCGATCGAACAGATTGGCGCGGATCCCACGGCCGTAACTCCTTGTGCGGATGCCAACGGGGTGACTGCCATGGGGCTATTGCAGGTCGCGGCCGACCCACGCACCACAGTGACCCAGTCTTTACAGACGCTGTTAATGGCGGAACTCACGGACAATGCGGGTTGGGAGCTTTTAATTGAAATGGCCCGTAAAGCGAATATGGATGCCATGGCTGATAAGTTTGAAGCAGCTCTTTCTGCAGAAGAAGAGCATCTAATGACTATCACCAGTATTTATAAACAAATGAACTTCGACGATATGGAGCGCGGCGAAGATAAATCATCATCGCGCCATATTTGA
- a CDS encoding TraR/DksA family transcriptional regulator, with translation MAISEKLVAECRSKLLQTKQDILNRVKEARLNLDQNEEKGGDEGDQTVRVLAEQEFLSMHERLRSQLMEIESALARIEGGSFGYCEETEEEIEPERLRAIPWTRLSIEGAEIRESMNKRYARG, from the coding sequence ATGGCTATCTCTGAAAAGCTGGTCGCTGAATGCAGATCGAAGCTTTTGCAAACGAAGCAAGACATCCTGAACAGGGTTAAAGAAGCTCGTTTGAACTTGGACCAGAACGAAGAAAAAGGCGGCGATGAGGGTGACCAAACTGTCCGCGTACTTGCTGAACAAGAATTCTTGAGCATGCACGAAAGACTTCGTTCCCAATTGATGGAAATCGAAAGTGCACTTGCACGTATCGAGGGCGGTTCATTCGGTTACTGTGAAGAAACCGAAGAAGAAATCGAACCAGAACGTCTGCGCGCGATTCCTTGGACTCGCTTGAGCATCGAAGGTGCTGAAATTCGCGAATCCATGAACAAACGCTACGCTCGCGGATAG
- a CDS encoding TetR/AcrR family transcriptional regulator, producing MKTKERILLTSIELFNRSGVVAITTNHIAKAMEISPGNLYFHYDNKEEILVELFKRMAKETYDVWRPRRTKKVSPLEFINENFELYWRYRFFHREMYALRRKDQQLAKMWRNHIQKMMKLMVILYRQWVKDGKMAKIEQLSEMQYIAESLLAMATTFLQFFESAEKQPGKRSIDRGRRHVARLLLPYTSGETKDEFEKFLKS from the coding sequence ATGAAGACCAAAGAACGCATCCTCCTTACTTCCATCGAACTCTTCAACCGCAGCGGCGTCGTGGCGATCACGACAAATCACATCGCAAAAGCGATGGAAATCAGTCCTGGAAATTTGTATTTCCACTATGACAATAAAGAGGAAATTCTAGTCGAACTTTTTAAGCGCATGGCGAAGGAAACCTATGATGTTTGGCGTCCTCGTCGCACGAAAAAAGTCAGCCCCTTGGAATTCATCAACGAAAATTTTGAGCTGTACTGGCGCTATCGTTTCTTTCATCGCGAGATGTATGCCCTTCGTCGCAAAGACCAACAGTTGGCAAAAATGTGGAGAAACCACATTCAAAAAATGATGAAGTTGATGGTCATCCTTTACCGCCAGTGGGTGAAGGACGGCAAAATGGCGAAGATCGAGCAGCTGTCTGAAATGCAGTATATTGCGGAATCCTTACTAGCCATGGCGACGACGTTCTTGCAGTTCTTTGAATCGGCAGAAAAGCAGCCGGGAAAGCGCAGTATCGATCGCGGCCGCCGTCACGTCGCTCGTCTTCTTTTGCCTTATACTTCTGGCGAAACAAAGGACGAGTTTGAAAAATTTCTCAAGTCCTAG